tatcctAACGTCTGATCATAGGGTTCTAAaagacaacaaaataaatggTACCTTGGATATCGGCTCCTCCTACAGCAATCAGCTGCGACTTGTTGATTTTGAGACTAATTCAATTGACAGCTTTGAGCAAAAAGACGAAGTTCCAAATGTGAAAATCAAGATAATGTAAGCCAAATGTTATAATGGTGCTGACCGTTTTTGTATATGTCATCGCATAGAATTAGTAATTTGATTAGTTTTAAGGTGGTTTCATTTTTCTGCAGTAGTCGATATGAGATTTGAACCTTTGTTTCACTTAGCCTTATTTTCAATTAACTGCACTTTTCCCTGCAGACTTAAAGATAACCCAATTTGTCAAGAAAATGGAGAACTAGAAAGCTACTGCTCCTCTTCTCAACCCAATGTCTCATATTCAACACCACTAAATAACTGTCAACCTGGTACCTGCAGTTCAGAACAGATTCTTAGTCCCAACTGTATATGCGCATATCCATATTCAGGAACCTTAACTTTCAGGTCACCTCCCTTTTTGGACTTTGATAACAAAACTTACTACTCAATGCTTGAGGAGGGTCTTATGAACTCTTTTAAGTCTCATTTTCTACCTGTGGATTCGGTTTTGTTGAGCCATCCAAGTAAGGATTCAACTCAGTATCTCGAATTGAGCTTACAAGTCTTCCCATCAGGACAGAATCATTTCAATCGAACAGGGGCTTTTAGCATTGGTTTTCTGCTTAGCAACCAGACTTTTAAGCCTCCTAAAGTTTTTGGaccattttattttgttggagATAAATATGAACACTTTGAAAACTCTGGTAAATTTCTTTCCCACacagtttaataaaattaatagtactAATTGCTCcgtttttttataatctttctCTTCACATTTCTTGTCATGTAGAAGGATTGACTGAATCGAGTAAATCTTCAAACATTGGAATCATAATTGGGGCAGCAGTGGGTGGTTTGGTCCTGCTAGTGTTACTACTACTAGCAGGTCTTTATGCTTTCCGCCAAAAGAAAAGGGCCGAAAAAGCAATTGGACAAAGCAATCCCTTTAGTAAGTTAGCTCTTGCTTTCTAATCATTCACATGgtattgatttaattaacatcCTTAAATTTCACATAATGCAGGACGCTGGGATACAGCTTCGAGCAAGAGTGAGGTCCCTCAGTTGACAGAAGCAAGGATGTTTTCTTTTGAAGAGCTTAAAAAATACACCAAAAATTTTTCTCAAGTCAATGGCATTGGATCTGGGGGTTTTGGGAAGGTATTGAATGTTAGTACTTTTAAGCTTGAACGTGCTATCGTGATTTAGGTGTTTAGCTACAAAACTGATTAAAAAGCTTCCTTCGATATGTGTTTTCCATCAATTAAACgcttctttttataattttttagtgaaAACTACTTGGATGTGCTTTTAATGCTTCTCACAAATTCTATTATAttggaaaatatttatgtataaatttaatttagaaagaaACAAGTATGATGACACAATTAAGCATTGCCTGACATATAGCATACTCTTACTGTCAATGCATTTATGTGAACATGATTGTATTATTAACTGTAACACAAGTTCATGTCTGTTTATAATTCTTATGTGTAAATGTCCACACACAGGTTTATAAGGGAAACCTTCCCAATGGACAAGTGATAGCAATAAAACGAGCTCAAAAAGAATCTATGCAGGGAAAGCTTGAGTTTAAAGCGGAAATTGAGCTCCTATCAAGGGTCCACCATAAGAATCTTGTCAGCCTTGTGGGATTCTGCTTTGAGCACGAAGAACAAATGCTGGTTTATGAGTATGTTCAAAATGGAAGTTTAAAGGACGCTCTCTCAGGTACTTATCCACCTGGTTACCTTCAACAAAGTTTAGTCAGATAACCTGATAACATGGATATGGTCAATGCAGGGAAGTCAGGAATTAGATTAGATTGGATTAGAAGGCTAAAAATTGCCCTTGGTACTGCCCGTGGTTTGGCTTATCTTCACGAACTTGTTAATCCTCCCATCATACATAGGGACATCAAATCAAACAATATTTTGCTGGATGACCGCCTGAATGCCAAAGTTTCTGATTTTGGTCTCTCCAAGTCTATGGTTGATTCTGAGAAAGATCATGTTACCACTCAAGTTAAAGGAACAATGGTTAGTATAGTATCTTCCCAACCTCCACAACTTACAGTAAAGAAAATGGCATTTTTTGCTAAATAAAAGGGAGAGCATAATTTCAtggcaatttgttttttttttttttttttactaa
This region of Glycine max cultivar Williams 82 chromosome 7, Glycine_max_v4.0, whole genome shotgun sequence genomic DNA includes:
- the LOC100811702 gene encoding leucine-rich repeat receptor protein kinase HPCA1 isoform X3, encoding MQELLFLSLNSNSFSGPIPHSIGNLSKLYWLDLADNQLQGNIPVSSGDISGLDKLHHAKHFHLGKNNLSGSIPPQLFSSEMALIHVLLESNQLTDKIPPTLGLVQSLEVVRLDGNSLNGPVPPNINNLTHVQDLYLSNNKLSGSLPNLTGMNALSYLDMSNNSFKPLDFPGWFSTLKSLTTLKMERTQLQGQVPTSLFTLINLQIVVLKDNKINGTLDIGSSYSNQLRLVDFETNSIDSFEQKDEVPNVKIKIILKDNPICQENGELESYCSSSQPNVSYSTPLNNCQPGTCSSEQILSPNCICAYPYSGTLTFRSPPFLDFDNKTYYSMLEEGLMNSFKSHFLPVDSVLLSHPSKDSTQYLELSLQVFPSGQNHFNRTGAFSIGFLLSNQTFKPPKVFGPFYFVGDKYEHFENSEGLTESSKSSNIGIIIGAAVGGLVLLVLLLLAGLYAFRQKKRAEKAIGQSNPFRRWDTASSKSEVPQLTEARMFSFEELKKYTKNFSQVNGIGSGGFGKVYKGNLPNGQVIAIKRAQKESMQGKLEFKAEIELLSRVHHKNLVSLVGFCFEHEEQMLVYEYVQNGSLKDALSGKSGIRLDWIRRLKIALGTARGLAYLHELVNPPIIHRDIKSNNILLDDRLNAKVSDFGLSKSMVDSEKDHVTTQVKGTMGYLDPEYYMSQQLTEKSDVYSFGVLMLELISARRPLERGKYIVKEVRNALDKTKGSYGLDEIIDPAIGLASTTLTLSGFDKFVDMTMTCVKESGSDRPKMSDVVREIENILKSAGANPTEESPSISSSYEEVSRGSSSHPYNSNDTFDLSAGLPYPKVDPK